A genome region from Dolichospermum compactum NIES-806 includes the following:
- a CDS encoding glutamate synthase-related protein: protein MNHQPSNQGQQITVSDTNFSDTYPGQKWLVEERDACGVGFITHRQNIASHEILDKALTALTCLEHRGGCSADQDSGDGAGILTAIPWELLAQDNNNGIDFSSLSNMAVGMIFFPQDETAAKAAKAAFEQIAAEEKLTVLGWRVVPVRPEVLGLQAKENQPQIEQVVISCADKSGDELERELYIARRRIMQAGRKISEDFYVCSLSSRTIVYKGMVRSAVLGDFYEDLKNPAFKVAFAVYHRRFSTNTMPKWPLAQPMRLLGHNGEINTLLGNINWMMAREATLNHPSWEDRFDELKPLVKIDNSDSATLDNVLELLVRSGRSPLEGLMMMVPEAYKNQPSLAEYPEIVDFYEYYSGLQESWDGPALLVFSDGKKVGATLDRNGLRPARYVITKDDYIVVASEAGVVDFPEENILEKGRLGPGQMIAVDLNTQEILKNWEIKQRIAKQHPYGEWLQQHRQELSELVKGKSVVNGNGNGNGHLSTNNGQLTTDKIDSQVLLQQQIAFGYTIEDVEMVIHPMASTGAEATFCMGDDIPLAVLSEKSHLLYDYFKQRFAQVTNPAIDPLREKLVMSLTVELGEKGNLLEPKPEYARRLKLESPVLTQTELETIKLSGFATAELSTLFPIATGPNGLKTAVESLQKQSAESVRAGAKILILSDRTGTGIAAEYTYIPPLLAIGAVHHHLIREGLRMKTSLIVDTAQCWSTHHFACLLGYGAGAVCAYMALDTVTAWWHEPKTKQFMTRGKIATLTLEQAIENYRKAVESGLLKILSKMGISLLSSYQAAQIFEAIGIGRDLLALGFRGTTSRIGGLSVSELAQEVLSFHSKAFPELTAKKLENLGFVQYRPGGEYHMNSPELAKSLHKAVNGKQYDHYEVYKQHLQNRPVTALRDLLDFQSERSPIPLEQVESVNDIVKRFCTGGMSLGALSREAHETLAIAMNRIGGRSNSGEGGEDPVRYNVLRDVDANGKSPTLPHLNGLRNGDTAASSIRQIASGRFGVTPQYLATAQQLEIKIAQGAKPGEGGQLPGPKVSPYIAMLRRSKPGVTLISPPPHHDIYSIEDLAQLIFDLHQINPTAQVSVKLVAEIGIGTIAAGVAKANADIIQISGHDGGTGASPLSSIKHAGSPWELGLTEVHRVLMENSLRDRVILRVDGGLKSGWDVLIGALMGAEEFGFGSIAMIAEGCIMARICHTNNCPVGIASQKEEMRKRFTGIPEHVVNFFYFIAEEVRSLLAKLGYRSLSEVIGRADLLTVRSEVKLNKTQALNLDCLTKLPDTKVNRSWLVHEKVHSNGAVLDDQLLADADIQAAIQDQGEVSKTVTVVNTDRTVGARLTGAIAHKYGDNGFTGQINLNFQGSVGQSFGAFNLDGVILNLVGEANDYVGKGMNGGEIIIKPPANATYNPAENVIVGNTCLYGATGGVLFANGLAGERFAVRNSKGTAVIEGAGDHCCEYMTGGVIVVLGKAGRNVGAGMTGGLAYFLDESGNFPDLVNHAIVNVQRVVSEAGAKQLYELIQTHARKTGSPKAEEIIANWEAYLPKFWQLVPPSESDSPEAKVAEKQLSSV from the coding sequence ATGAATCATCAACCATCAAATCAGGGTCAGCAAATTACAGTGTCAGATACTAATTTTTCAGATACATATCCAGGGCAAAAGTGGTTAGTAGAAGAAAGAGATGCTTGTGGAGTCGGGTTTATCACCCATCGTCAAAATATTGCCAGTCATGAAATTTTGGATAAAGCTTTAACTGCTTTAACTTGCTTAGAACATAGAGGGGGTTGTAGTGCTGACCAAGATTCTGGAGATGGTGCGGGGATATTAACAGCAATTCCTTGGGAATTATTGGCACAAGATAACAATAATGGCATTGATTTTTCTAGTCTAAGTAATATGGCTGTGGGGATGATATTTTTTCCCCAAGACGAAACAGCCGCCAAAGCTGCTAAAGCTGCATTTGAGCAAATAGCAGCAGAAGAAAAATTGACTGTACTGGGCTGGCGAGTAGTTCCAGTGCGTCCTGAAGTATTAGGGTTGCAAGCAAAAGAAAATCAACCCCAAATAGAACAGGTGGTAATTTCCTGTGCTGATAAGAGCGGTGATGAGCTAGAAAGAGAATTGTATATTGCCCGTCGTCGTATTATGCAAGCGGGCAGAAAAATTTCCGAAGATTTCTATGTTTGTTCCTTGTCTAGCCGCACAATTGTTTATAAAGGCATGGTGCGTTCTGCGGTCTTAGGGGATTTTTACGAAGATCTAAAAAATCCGGCTTTTAAAGTAGCATTTGCGGTATATCATCGCCGCTTTAGTACCAATACTATGCCCAAATGGCCTTTAGCCCAACCAATGCGGCTATTGGGTCACAATGGAGAAATTAACACCCTATTGGGGAATATTAATTGGATGATGGCACGGGAAGCTACCCTCAATCATCCAAGTTGGGAAGATCGTTTTGATGAACTTAAGCCTCTGGTAAAGATTGATAATAGCGATTCCGCTACTTTAGATAATGTACTAGAGTTGTTGGTGCGATCGGGACGCAGCCCTTTAGAAGGGTTAATGATGATGGTTCCTGAAGCCTACAAAAACCAACCTTCCTTAGCTGAATATCCCGAAATCGTGGATTTTTATGAATATTACAGCGGTTTGCAAGAATCATGGGATGGACCTGCACTGTTAGTATTTAGCGATGGTAAAAAAGTTGGAGCGACATTAGATCGTAATGGTTTAAGACCTGCTCGTTATGTCATTACCAAAGATGATTATATCGTTGTTGCCTCCGAAGCTGGAGTTGTGGATTTCCCAGAAGAGAATATTCTGGAAAAAGGTAGACTAGGACCTGGACAAATGATTGCGGTGGATTTAAACACCCAGGAAATTCTCAAAAACTGGGAGATTAAACAACGCATTGCTAAACAACATCCCTATGGGGAATGGTTGCAACAGCATCGCCAAGAATTGAGTGAGTTAGTTAAGGGTAAGTCTGTAGTTAATGGCAATGGTAACGGTAATGGGCATTTGTCAACGAACAACGGACAACTGACCACTGACAAAATTGATTCACAAGTCTTATTACAACAGCAGATTGCTTTTGGCTACACCATAGAAGATGTGGAAATGGTGATTCACCCTATGGCTAGTACGGGTGCAGAAGCGACTTTCTGTATGGGGGATGATATTCCTTTAGCGGTATTGTCAGAAAAATCCCATTTGCTGTATGACTATTTTAAACAGCGGTTTGCTCAAGTTACTAATCCAGCAATTGACCCTTTACGGGAAAAGTTGGTGATGTCTCTGACGGTGGAATTGGGTGAAAAGGGGAATTTATTAGAACCTAAACCGGAATACGCCCGCAGACTCAAGTTGGAGTCTCCTGTACTGACTCAGACAGAGTTAGAAACTATTAAGTTGTCAGGTTTTGCAACGGCTGAATTGTCAACTTTATTTCCCATAGCCACAGGACCAAATGGTTTAAAAACCGCTGTGGAATCTTTGCAGAAACAATCTGCTGAATCGGTGCGGGCTGGTGCGAAGATTCTCATATTAAGTGACAGAACAGGTACAGGAATTGCAGCAGAATATACGTATATTCCCCCTTTATTAGCCATTGGTGCGGTTCATCATCACTTAATCCGTGAAGGGTTACGGATGAAAACATCCTTAATTGTGGATACAGCCCAATGTTGGAGTACCCATCATTTCGCTTGTCTCTTAGGTTATGGTGCGGGGGCGGTTTGTGCCTATATGGCTTTAGATACTGTAACTGCTTGGTGGCATGAACCCAAAACTAAGCAGTTTATGACTAGGGGCAAAATTGCCACTTTGACTTTAGAACAAGCCATTGAAAATTATCGCAAAGCTGTAGAATCGGGTTTGCTGAAAATCCTCTCGAAGATGGGTATTTCTCTACTTTCCAGCTATCAAGCAGCCCAAATATTTGAAGCTATTGGGATTGGTCGTGATTTATTGGCTTTAGGTTTCCGGGGGACAACTTCCCGCATTGGTGGTCTCAGTGTGAGCGAATTAGCGCAAGAGGTGTTGTCTTTCCACAGTAAGGCTTTCCCTGAATTGACGGCGAAGAAGTTGGAAAACTTGGGTTTTGTTCAATACCGTCCTGGTGGTGAATACCACATGAATAGCCCAGAATTGGCTAAGTCGCTGCATAAGGCTGTCAATGGCAAGCAATATGACCATTATGAAGTTTATAAACAACATCTGCAAAATCGTCCGGTGACGGCGCTGCGTGATTTGCTAGATTTCCAAAGCGAGCGCTCACCGATTCCTTTAGAACAGGTAGAGTCAGTTAATGATATTGTTAAACGTTTCTGTACTGGTGGGATGTCTTTAGGGGCGTTATCACGAGAAGCACATGAAACTTTAGCGATCGCAATGAATCGCATTGGTGGTAGATCTAATTCTGGTGAAGGTGGCGAAGATCCGGTTCGTTACAATGTTTTGAGAGATGTAGATGCTAATGGTAAATCTCCTACTCTTCCTCATCTCAATGGGTTAAGAAATGGTGATACGGCTGCAAGTTCAATTAGACAAATTGCATCAGGACGGTTCGGTGTTACTCCCCAATACTTAGCCACAGCCCAACAACTAGAAATCAAAATTGCCCAAGGTGCAAAACCAGGAGAAGGTGGACAGCTACCAGGACCCAAAGTAAGCCCTTATATTGCCATGTTGCGGCGTTCTAAGCCGGGTGTAACTTTGATTTCCCCACCACCCCACCATGATATTTATTCGATTGAAGATTTAGCCCAGTTGATTTTTGACTTGCACCAAATTAACCCCACAGCCCAAGTTTCTGTGAAATTAGTCGCAGAAATTGGAATTGGGACAATTGCAGCAGGTGTGGCTAAAGCTAACGCTGATATTATCCAAATTTCGGGACATGATGGCGGTACAGGTGCATCACCCCTTTCTTCCATTAAACACGCTGGTAGTCCTTGGGAATTGGGTTTAACAGAAGTACATCGAGTATTGATGGAAAACAGTTTGCGCGATCGCGTCATCTTGCGTGTAGATGGTGGTCTCAAAAGCGGCTGGGATGTCCTAATTGGGGCATTAATGGGGGCGGAAGAGTTCGGCTTCGGTTCGATAGCGATGATTGCGGAAGGCTGCATTATGGCGCGGATTTGCCACACTAATAACTGTCCTGTGGGCATAGCTTCTCAGAAGGAAGAAATGCGGAAACGGTTTACAGGCATTCCCGAACACGTTGTCAATTTCTTCTACTTCATTGCGGAAGAGGTGCGGAGTCTGTTGGCTAAATTGGGATATCGTTCTTTATCAGAAGTAATTGGTCGCGCTGATTTATTGACGGTGCGTTCTGAAGTCAAACTGAATAAAACCCAAGCTTTGAATTTGGATTGTTTAACTAAGCTACCAGATACAAAAGTTAATCGCAGTTGGTTGGTGCATGAAAAAGTTCACAGCAATGGAGCAGTTTTAGATGATCAGTTACTAGCTGATGCAGATATTCAAGCCGCGATTCAGGATCAGGGTGAAGTTAGTAAAACCGTTACCGTCGTCAATACCGATAGAACAGTCGGAGCTAGGTTAACTGGGGCGATCGCTCATAAATACGGTGACAACGGCTTTACAGGGCAAATAAACCTGAATTTCCAAGGAAGTGTGGGGCAAAGCTTCGGCGCATTTAACCTGGATGGTGTGATTCTCAACTTAGTAGGGGAAGCAAACGACTATGTCGGTAAGGGCATGAACGGTGGGGAAATTATTATTAAGCCCCCAGCCAATGCCACCTATAACCCAGCAGAAAACGTGATTGTAGGGAATACCTGCCTTTATGGGGCGACTGGTGGGGTGTTATTTGCCAATGGTTTAGCTGGAGAACGGTTTGCGGTGCGGAACTCTAAAGGTACAGCCGTAATTGAAGGGGCTGGTGATCACTGCTGCGAGTATATGACTGGTGGGGTGATTGTTGTTCTGGGTAAAGCTGGCCGCAACGTGGGTGCAGGTATGACAGGCGGATTGGCTTATTTCCTTGATGAATCTGGTAATTTCCCAGACTTAGTTAATCACGCTATTGTCAATGTGCAACGGGTTGTGAGTGAAGCAGGTGCAAAACAATTATATGAGTTAATTCAAACTCATGCCCGGAAAACTGGTTCACCCAAGGCAGAGGAAATTATTGCTAATTGGGAAGCATACTTACCTAAATTCTGGCAGTTAGTTCCACCTTCTGAATCTGATAGTCCAGAAGCCAAAGTAGCAGAAAAACAATTGAGTTCTGTGTAA